ACCAGTAAGGAGTAATGACAAGATTATGTAGCGTTGTGTCTATTCTCCTGATGAAGTTTACAAGCAAACCATGCCAATCTTGTCGAAGGATGGATATCAAGTCGATGTCCAGCTCGTCGCGGCCTGCCATTAAGTACATTTCCATTTTCCCCACGTGGCTTGTCACTTGCACGCAACCGACAGCCCATGAAGATCGTTGGCGTACCTCTGTCGGCCAGAAACCTCCGACCTTTTGGCATTTCCAACTAGATCTAGCCTAGCTATCCTCCTGTTTGCAGTCGTCTCTTCCTGATTTGTTTGTTGGGGGTTAATTAAACCTCAAGCTTGCAGCATGCTAAGCGTGTTGACAAACTGAGACAAGAAGCAAAGGCAACATATTCTTTTCTTGCTGCGCAAAGTTGTCACCGCGCGCATTTGTTTGGACAGATTCCGACCCCGACGCGACGCGTAAAATTCCTACTGCTTTCCCCATTGCCCAATCCCGAGTGACACATGACCACCCATCGACTGTCTCAATTTGGTCATACCAAGACCAAATGCACTGGGGGGTCCGATGTCGATCGGAACATGATGGAGTGGTCGAAGTTCAATGGCCATTCCCGATCTTCTGCCTCAATTGCAGTCCCACAAACCCGCGCAACCACATAGGCTTGGACGGTCGATTATAGACGTGGGTGGCTAATTACtgactcccccccccaaatgTGTGCTAACTTGATACGGTCTCAAGGGAGCCTATACCATCCGTTTTCGTGCTGGAGATCCTCTGATTCGGCTATCTCAAATACCCAAGAAGGAATTGACAAGACACTGGCTGATATTGTCGTCGCCTACTAACATAGGCCGGCTACTAAGCACACGAACAACACGCCCTCAATAGGTTTCTAGACAGGCCACGGTAATAACCAGAACTCTGTTGCGGTACTGGTTTTCTTGATTTCCTCTTCAGTAGCACCGCATTTCTTGACTCTAGAGtggaggaagaagggagGCCAGTTTCTAATGCCTATCCCATTACATGGCAGGATCAGACATGTAGCTGAATGGACAGGAACTCACAAACAGTTTGGAAACGAGCAATTATAGGTGCAAACGCCAAGGCCGAATGTATGACAACATACCTACGTGCGACAATCCACATATGCTTGTAATCTATCCGAGACATAATCGGCGTGCCACGCTCCATGAATCAGTCGCCTCTTAGCGTTAAACAGAGAACCAATACCGTTCAAGATGAATGAAGGGCGAGagcaagaaaagaaaagaaaattGGTCGACAAGGCGTTACGCCACGTCTATCGCCCTCCAAAGGCTAGCAACACTAGCACCGACGCCTCAAAATGCCCGGGAAAGCTTGTATCCGCAGCTCACACCCAGAGCGCGGAAATATTCGCGGCAATGAGTCTGTTCATGGTGGAATTGATATTGGCCGCCGGGGGCTGCCATCCGAGCTTCAACGGCAGCCTCTCGTGCTCCACCCAATACCGGACCAGGGTCATGTTGGCGTTTCCGTAGTCCCCGAAGGCCGACAGGAGCAGCGCGTACTGGAGCAGCGATCCGGTCCTTGCGAACGTCCCGTTGAACTCTGGGTTGTGGATCTCGCCCCATTCAAACCGGGCCTTGATTTCTCTCGCGGCAGCGGCGAACTGTGAGAATCGTCAGCGCCAGCTCCCCCCCGAAACCAGAGCCACCATTGAGTTCGCGGAAAAGACTTACATCAATGATCTCGATATCGCCCCAGGAGTGCAGCGCGCGGCCCCACGCCGCCGGACTGAAGGTGTTGCTGTCCCCAAAGTAGGCGTCGTCCCGCGTCAAGCTGCCGTCGTGCTCGGTGACCTGCGGCGTGTGCTGGTTGACGTCGCTGAGGTGGAAAGTCGAGGCGTTGCCCGtagtcgacgtcgtcaggGAAGGGATCCCGACGGCGAGCATCGTGTTGTGCTCCATGTTGTAGCCGAGCGCGGTcgcctcgccgaggatcTCCAAGTCAATGTTCCGTCCGTCTCGGGGGAGCAGCCCGTGGTTGGCCAGGGCGTTCAGGCCCGGGCACGGCGAGCGCAGATCGCCCGGTCCCGCGGGCTTCCAGGGGTACTGTTCCTCCGTGAGGAAAGCCGACGCGCCAGCGGCGATCAGGAGACTGAGGAAGCACACTCGGGGAACGGCCATTATGACACAAGGGAGTTGATTTTGGGTTAAGAAGGGCTGCCATGACGGACCGCACCGCCTCGCAAGCACTCGCACTATTTATGCCGAAGAAGTAGCTAGCTTCGTTTCGACTGGCCAGATGGCTCGTTTGCTTGCCAACTCCTAAATGAGTCGACGCTGATTGGGCATGAACCGTGATGTTGCCTCCAAGACCTTGTCTACAGAAATTGCAGAGTCACGATTGCAAGgttcttctccgccgccgacaaaGTTTATCAACAAGTCGAGATGTCGCACCCCCAACGCGGGTGGGGCCATCCCAGCGGCAATTG
This sequence is a window from Colletotrichum higginsianum IMI 349063 chromosome 8, whole genome shotgun sequence. Protein-coding genes within it:
- a CDS encoding Chloroperoxidase-like protein produces the protein MAVPRVCFLSLLIAAGASAFLTEEQYPWKPAGPGDLRSPCPGLNALANHGLLPRDGRNIDLEILGEATALGYNMEHNTMLAVGIPSLTTSTTGNASTFHLSDVNQHTPQVTEHDGSLTRDDAYFGDSNTFSPAAWGRALHSWGDIEIIDFAAAAREIKARFEWGEIHNPEFNGTFARTGSLLQYALLLSAFGDYGNANMTLVRYWVEHERLPLKLGWQPPAANINSTMNRLIAANISALWV